GGTTAATTATTGTGGGTAGTCCAAGATTTGGGTCGTGTTATTAATGGCTCTTCAACTTTTCATCATCTTCGCGCTTAGTTTGCTTCTCGGCATTGCTTCTGCCATTGATGGTACGATCATGTTCTTGCAGctttttcttttggaaaatCATCGTATATATGTTCTGAATTCCAGACTCacttctttatatatatatatatatatatatattctttttgttGGGTTAGTTTTTAGAGGAATGGAGTTCGGCTATTCAGGCCACAATGGTCCAGACAAGTGGGGAAAATTGAATCCAACATTCTCACCATGTTCCACAGGGAAAAGACAGTCTCCCATAAACATTCAGAGGAATCTGACGGTCCACAACAAACTACTGAAACCTTTAACCAGGAACTACGAATCTGCAAATGCTACGCTCGTTAACAGAGGCTACAGCGTTGGAGTTAGTTTCAAAGCAATTCCTCCTACTTGCCCATCATTCATCATATTTAGGATGGTATGTAGAAATTTGATGAATATTGGGAATGCAGGTGCGTTTTGAGGAATCTCCTGGAGATTTATGGATTAATGACAAAAACTATACCCTCCAGCAATTCCACTGGCATTTACCTGCTGAGCATCACATTGAAGGACAAAGGTAAGTTTAATTTCTCTCTCTAAACACTATTATGTGATTGGATTGGTTGGTCCAAGTTTATCCTATGTTACATTAAAGAGACCAATTCGCTTTTATGGGCTCTTTTGCCTCTTCCCACCTCGTTTTGACCCTTTTAAATATACAGATTTGCAGCTGAGCTTCATATGGTCCATCGGGCAGCAGATAACAGTGCTGTAGTTGTATCTATGCTCTACCATGAAAGCAAAGCCGATCCACTTTTCTCTATGGTAAATCTTCTTAAAATTCCCCTACTTGATATcgcattttaaaatatatgggTACCAAAGTTTCACCTTCAAAATAAAACTATCTATTCTTATTCAAActcaattaatctaaatcaaacTTGATTTCACCATAAGAtaacaactaaaattaataacGATCCTAAATCAAAACATGAAATCGTTTGAACTTGAGATGACAGATCTACTTCTATTTCTATATTAATTCTCATATCCAAATAACATAGCCCATGTTATGTTGTTCAAAGAAAAAGGAGGGGCAGGATGATGAAACtttgtaattttatgatttcaGATTATGGAAGGATTGAAACATTTGGGAAAGGAAAATACAGAAGTTCCTCTTGGTACCTTGAATATAAATGAATTGAACCGAAGACCCCGCAAGTATTACACATATGTTGGTTCTCTCACCACTCCTCCATGCACCGAGAATGTCATATGGATCATTCTtggaaaggtttttttttttttttgcaatgtaggaaaatgaaagtatatttattatatgttacaCTCAAAATGGCTAAAAGTACACAAATTTGCAGGTGATGTCGATTTCGAAAGAGCAAATAACTACTCTTGACAGTCCGTTGAATTCACATTGCAAGAAAAACGCAAGGCCTTGTCAACCATTGAATGGTCGAGAGGTTGATATGTATGATGAGCTTAATTAATAAAGCTTAATTAATAATCTTCTTCACTCAAATTGGGTGCAATACAAGGTGGGGGAAAACTATTGTTGTACTTCATTAGAACCGTAAATGAACCGAATTTGCATGTTTACTTTCTTCgtgttgtaattaaatttttatgtttatatttatgtttgttcATTTATAATTATCTGACTTTATATacattcatttaaattaaatgaatatattcatgaatatataattaaatgtaTGTTTACGAGGAATATTtatgttcaatttatttaataaatgaaactcaaaattttaattaaatacatgTTAACAAggaatatttatattcaatttatttaataaatgaaactcaaaattttactccatGTTCATTTATCTAccttgataaataaataaataaaatcaaaatttatagaaaCTGTTGATTGAATTTCCTTTTAATCTATCTCGCAAAAATGATTAACtgatttttttcctaaaataataatctttACCAAAATTTAGACTCTTCATAAGATTgagatcattttcattttcttataaaataaacgccgccatttaaaaatatttttaaaaataaaaatttaaaattaataaaaatagttttattgtttttttaaaatgctttctaaaactaaaaggaaagaagaaaataacggttttaaatttaaatcaattaacgCTAGTTCAAATCTATTTAAACtcaaaagtaatatttttaaacaattttaaataccaaatttcTTTCACTCATGTTTCTATTATAAACTAATAGATATCAAACATGttttatatttgcattattacaaacgatttctttctttttatttatacttttttataaacaaaatcatataatatatacaatatagACTACCCTATTAGTCACTCTAAATAGGggttgttcttattttgttcactctaattatttttattaatttggtcaCCCTAAAAAAGAAGTTGATCAAATTGGCCACCCCactattaaatgataattaaatgcTGATTAAATATTTCCATGTTAGTCATTGTAAATAGAgttatttctattttggtaaCCCAAAACAATATGTGTGTAATATCCCTTCCTGACCCGATCGATGGGTCAAGCAATAGAGTGTCACATTCGTTGCAAGAGCAACTACAAACAAATTCACAgtaaaatcatcatttcacTTCATCAATCATgcaattttatcaataatacAACATTAAATAACATGAACATTCTTTCTCAGGTCTTATACGAGCATACAAATGCTTTAGAATCAGCCAGAGATCAAATAGGGAcatttttgtaacattttaaaaaaaattatgatcaAGTATACCATAAAGAAatcattcaaatattcaatcatatcataaataCCTAGATATTAAGATACACAATTAATCCAAGTCCTAATTGAGCTTACTGAAAGCTCTTTTGTAAACCTGAGCatgaataaggactaaattgtaacattttcaaaagttaaagataataatgtaaaataggggtcacatgtAACACCTCTAATCCGTCtctgtaacactcctaacccatatccttttccagaatagggttataaagcattaccgaagtttacaaattaattttcagacatttcatttcatcaagcattcatatttataaccaatcaaaatcaaaacatttataagctaacattaaccaatttaacttatacaagtcattataaccagaatcaaatcacccaaaattacaaatagaaccaatggataatgtcatatatctccaacaagcttccaacccaatcgagcttccgataatcatttcaaaacatctaataattatacctattaccaataataattcaattccaataataaaacacacatatatataatattcattaccaaatagcattcacttctattaaaattatacaaaatatagttcatacgaacttaccaggctaaattgcagaaatagcaaaattcagggacattttggaaaatttctatttttctcgaatttccacccaatctcatctaaattaatatttcattcaatttactaatttaaataataaaacaattcatttcatgcaatttggtcacttttgacattttacaaatttacccttaaagtttcacatttgttcaatttagtcccctgaacctaaaacatgtaaaatggtcattttaatgaaaactcatgctatttgaatatcatatattttcctcctcctcttcctcctctccattccacatccttaatgtatataacatgcttatatgtaacattatctataatttcaccatttatttatatattcattcaaagctgtccacttgagtcattgtcactaaattatttatatcttgagctacagaactccaaattgatATCCattaattttctctgaaactagactcatatatcttattaccataaaattttcagaattttgatttagccaattagtacagtttattctttaaagtcacctctGTTTTGCTATCGACAattcgacccttcttcactaaaacttaattatctccttgtacaaatttttatgatatctctgtttatttatattgagAATAGAAtctttaagtattttaa
The sequence above is a segment of the Gossypium raimondii isolate GPD5lz chromosome 4, ASM2569854v1, whole genome shotgun sequence genome. Coding sequences within it:
- the LOC105766658 gene encoding alpha carbonic anhydrase 1, chloroplastic isoform X3 — its product is MALQLFIIFALSLLLGIASAIDVFRGMEFGYSGHNGPDKWGKLNPTFSPCSTGKRQSPINIQRNLTVHNKLLKPLTRNYESANATLVNRGYSVGVSFKVRFEESPGDLWINDKNYTLQQFHWHLPAEHHIEGQRFAAELHMVHRAADNSAVVVSMLYHESKADPLFSMIMEGLKHLGKENTEVPLGTLNINELNRRPRKYYTYVMSISKEQITTLDSPLNSHCKKNARPCQPLNGREVDMYDELN
- the LOC105766658 gene encoding alpha carbonic anhydrase 1, chloroplastic isoform X1, with product MALQLFIIFALSLLLGIASAIDVFRGMEFGYSGHNGPDKWGKLNPTFSPCSTGKRQSPINIQRNLTVHNKLLKPLTRNYESANATLVNRGYSVGVSFKVRFEESPGDLWINDKNYTLQQFHWHLPAEHHIEGQRFAAELHMVHRAADNSAVVVSMLYHESKADPLFSMIMEGLKHLGKENTEVPLGTLNINELNRRPRKYYTYVGSLTTPPCTENVIWIILGKVMSISKEQITTLDSPLNSHCKKNARPCQPLNGREVDMYDELN
- the LOC105766658 gene encoding alpha carbonic anhydrase 1, chloroplastic isoform X2 yields the protein MALQLFIIFALSLLLGIASAIDVFRGMEFGYSGHNGPDKWGKLNPTFSPCSTGKRQSPINIQRNLTVHNKLLKPLTRNYESANATLVNRGYSVGVRFEESPGDLWINDKNYTLQQFHWHLPAEHHIEGQRFAAELHMVHRAADNSAVVVSMLYHESKADPLFSMIMEGLKHLGKENTEVPLGTLNINELNRRPRKYYTYVGSLTTPPCTENVIWIILGKVMSISKEQITTLDSPLNSHCKKNARPCQPLNGREVDMYDELN